A window from Leptospira meyeri encodes these proteins:
- a CDS encoding type I phosphomannose isomerase catalytic subunit, with translation MEKIPKVLFVTPLYKEKIWGGRKLETSLGRKIPEGSIGESWEVSVYGSDVSPIKNLEFQNLPLTDLIRKAPESVLGKPFTKLGLPLLVKVIDAKEKLSVQVHPDDDYALKYDPKSNGKKECWYVLSAEPGAELVVGFDTNTNREEYETLVKKNLGENVLRKWKVKPGDVFLLNPGTIHAIGGGVLLLEVQQSSDSTYRVYDYGRLGDDGNPRELHLEKALAVLNFQKSDGSEKQTKQLIKYHPFPRYLFTSNDKFRLESWEFNQAQNFTFSKLGDPVTFGIFYTVSGSIYFPEFQKLVGPNETFIVTAFGFSETISAFAETGTKVAFMSAGSDSVKYQ, from the coding sequence ATGGAAAAGATTCCCAAAGTTCTATTTGTAACCCCCCTATATAAAGAAAAAATCTGGGGAGGGCGAAAACTCGAAACATCTCTCGGCCGTAAAATTCCAGAAGGGTCCATTGGGGAATCATGGGAAGTTTCTGTTTACGGATCAGATGTTTCCCCTATCAAAAATTTAGAATTTCAAAATCTTCCACTAACAGACCTTATTCGAAAAGCACCCGAATCTGTCCTTGGAAAACCATTTACAAAATTAGGATTACCTCTACTTGTAAAAGTCATTGATGCCAAAGAAAAACTTTCTGTCCAAGTACATCCCGATGACGATTACGCACTCAAATACGATCCAAAATCCAATGGGAAAAAAGAATGTTGGTATGTTTTATCTGCTGAACCTGGAGCTGAACTTGTTGTCGGTTTTGATACCAACACAAACCGAGAAGAGTATGAAACTCTAGTCAAAAAGAATTTAGGTGAAAACGTTCTCAGAAAATGGAAAGTAAAACCAGGTGATGTCTTTCTTTTAAACCCAGGAACTATCCATGCTATTGGTGGCGGAGTTTTACTATTAGAAGTGCAACAATCTTCTGATTCCACATACAGAGTCTACGATTATGGACGATTGGGTGATGATGGAAATCCAAGAGAACTTCATTTAGAAAAAGCACTCGCTGTCCTTAATTTTCAAAAATCAGATGGTTCTGAAAAACAAACAAAACAACTCATCAAATACCATCCTTTCCCAAGATATCTTTTTACTTCAAATGACAAATTTAGACTAGAATCTTGGGAGTTCAATCAAGCGCAAAATTTCACCTTTTCGAAATTAGGTGACCCAGTAACATTCGGAATTTTTTATACTGTCTCTGGATCTATTTATTTTCCTGAATTCCAAAAACTAGTTGGACCGAACGAAACGTTCATTGTCACGGCCTTTGGGTTTTCAGAAACCATCTCTGCCTTTGCAGAAACTGGTACGAAGGTAGCCTTTATGTCTGCTGGTTCTGATTCTGTAAAATATCAATAG
- a CDS encoding LIC_12936 family protein has translation MRISFVLILSFLLTVGLLAADEKNEPASQADSQKLNPDGSIALIPYNAKQQQKIERIGKEVDDYHAIINEKVKFLSFEKKIKDSRYGQVTNAREIHLPFEPRYVMHSRFVMKLKGGGGAEGGGFSLDELSFWSRKSLTEKGKDPVTTYRELKNSTAGGVKGLTLSVRTVTNADDNTLNFELEKIQSPWERLRLATAYRDRLREVARTIDRYIQAKGKLETRMVSESVMEVSVSGDFQEP, from the coding sequence ATGCGTATCTCGTTTGTCCTAATTTTATCCTTCCTACTCACCGTTGGCCTTTTAGCTGCGGATGAAAAAAATGAACCTGCTAGCCAAGCAGATTCCCAAAAGTTAAATCCGGATGGTAGTATTGCTCTCATTCCTTATAATGCGAAGCAACAACAGAAGATTGAACGAATTGGTAAAGAAGTGGATGATTACCATGCCATAATCAATGAAAAGGTAAAGTTCCTCAGTTTCGAAAAGAAAATCAAAGACAGTCGTTATGGTCAAGTGACGAATGCAAGGGAAATCCACCTTCCATTTGAACCTCGTTATGTTATGCATAGCCGTTTTGTCATGAAATTGAAAGGTGGTGGTGGAGCCGAAGGCGGTGGGTTCTCTTTAGATGAATTGTCCTTTTGGTCAAGAAAATCACTCACTGAAAAAGGGAAAGACCCAGTCACAACCTATCGTGAATTAAAAAACAGCACCGCAGGTGGAGTGAAAGGATTAACACTTTCTGTTCGTACCGTAACAAACGCAGATGACAATACTCTTAACTTTGAGTTAGAAAAAATCCAAAGCCCTTGGGAAAGATTGCGTTTAGCAACAGCTTATCGTGATAGACTCCGCGAAGTTGCAAGAACCATTGACAGATACATCCAAGCCAAAGGAAAACTGGAAACCCGAATGGTTTCTGAATCTGTAATGGAAGTTTCTGTCAGCGGGGATTTCCAAGAGCCATAG
- a CDS encoding bifunctional riboflavin kinase/FAD synthetase — translation MKIIRSLESIQNEFQNGSSLTLGNFDGIHVGHQTLLFRTVEKAKDLGLPSVVVTYFPNPSVVLGKKPNFKYLSSESEKEELIRGFGIDYLVVLDFTLELSKMSAEVFLEKIMIQTLNAKHIVIGYNHFFGAERRGDFTLLDSNKTKYGYAVELKEAVLKKESKISSSLIRGFLEKGEMEEAKILLGRNYHIKGVVFQGAKRGRTIGFPTANIKVPEDKLLPTIGVYACFAKFGGQDHKGMVNIGHNPTFDGLGLHVEVNVFDFDGDLYGKEVELEIVHKIRDEKKFSGLEELKSQLTKDKEESIRILDFN, via the coding sequence TTGAAAATTATTCGCTCTTTAGAATCGATCCAAAACGAGTTTCAAAATGGCTCTTCCTTGACACTCGGCAACTTTGACGGAATCCATGTTGGCCATCAGACTTTACTCTTTCGGACTGTGGAGAAAGCTAAGGATTTAGGTCTGCCTTCTGTGGTTGTTACTTACTTTCCCAATCCTTCTGTAGTTCTTGGGAAAAAACCAAATTTCAAATACCTCTCTTCTGAATCAGAAAAAGAAGAACTCATTCGAGGGTTTGGCATCGACTATTTGGTTGTTTTAGATTTCACTTTGGAACTTTCAAAAATGTCTGCTGAGGTTTTTTTGGAAAAGATTATGATCCAAACATTGAATGCAAAACACATTGTGATTGGTTATAATCATTTTTTCGGAGCTGAACGCCGTGGAGATTTTACACTACTCGACTCAAACAAAACTAAATATGGTTATGCGGTCGAATTAAAAGAAGCGGTTCTAAAAAAGGAAAGCAAAATTTCATCTTCACTGATCCGAGGGTTTTTGGAAAAAGGGGAAATGGAAGAGGCAAAAATTCTTTTGGGAAGAAATTATCATATAAAAGGTGTCGTGTTCCAAGGCGCCAAACGCGGAAGGACGATTGGATTTCCCACGGCCAATATCAAGGTTCCAGAAGATAAGTTGTTACCCACCATCGGCGTGTATGCTTGTTTTGCAAAGTTTGGAGGTCAGGACCACAAAGGTATGGTCAATATTGGCCACAATCCTACCTTTGACGGGTTAGGCCTTCATGTTGAAGTGAATGTTTTCGATTTTGATGGTGATTTATACGGAAAGGAAGTTGAATTAGAAATTGTTCACAAAATTAGAGATGAAAAAAAATTTAGTGGTCTGGAAGAATTAAAAAGCCAACTAACAAAAGATAAAGAAGAGAGCATTCGGATCTTAGATTTTAACTAA
- a CDS encoding LIC10729 family protein, with product MKLRILLFTAIFLSTLVSLFAKDFQIPKQEFGLEEGLLPEDISTYPELKTWAIYQSYELEPDAPHLGLQDYICRMVPETGLQFLLEKTILSKSTVYLYLDITRYKPLKGSKFKPKKLNIFVNGRPKLSIYADKNQSFSNPVEIPLEPSEYPEGKIYVGLVPSNNSLGRFWGVWDAFVLENRLDAKD from the coding sequence TTGAAACTACGAATCCTTCTCTTTACGGCAATCTTTTTATCAACCTTAGTTTCGTTGTTCGCAAAAGACTTCCAAATTCCCAAACAGGAATTCGGATTGGAAGAGGGTCTACTCCCTGAAGATATTTCCACCTACCCCGAACTAAAAACATGGGCCATTTACCAATCCTATGAATTGGAACCAGATGCACCCCACTTAGGACTCCAAGATTATATCTGCAGGATGGTGCCAGAAACAGGCCTTCAGTTCCTACTCGAAAAAACGATTCTATCCAAATCAACAGTCTATCTCTATCTGGACATAACTCGCTACAAACCCTTAAAAGGTTCCAAATTCAAACCGAAAAAACTGAACATTTTTGTGAATGGAAGGCCCAAACTTTCTATCTATGCCGACAAAAACCAAAGTTTTTCGAACCCAGTCGAAATCCCCCTCGAACCTTCTGAATACCCTGAGGGAAAAATTTACGTCGGTCTAGTGCCCAGTAACAATTCTCTGGGACGGTTTTGGGGAGTTTGGGATGCGTTTGTTTTAGAAAATCGTTTAGATGCGAAAGACTAA
- a CDS encoding DnaJ domain-containing protein, translated as MSFSIPPQTSNLYEVLEIPFGATTEEIKTSFRHLVKQFHPDNPFTGSYSKFQSIYFAYQTLTGDGRKRYDEEFKKNYAREFLKRKLEEHPVVLPVSRVRFTTGILELAKRGLMRKGFRNKDRRKVTGIDYDLIIDLKESEIIRPVIAVIPLTVRIVCRDCMGGDPHCPACNGRGSYKGYRNLKVEFPKSALVNGKVFEFDLSKFRPDSFTHFKKKFLRVKLLVHKNIPLRAKSTV; from the coding sequence ATGAGTTTTTCCATACCACCACAAACTTCAAACCTTTACGAAGTCCTAGAGATTCCTTTTGGAGCCACGACGGAAGAGATTAAAACCTCTTTCCGTCATCTAGTAAAACAATTTCATCCAGACAATCCCTTCACAGGCTCCTATTCTAAATTCCAAAGTATCTATTTTGCATACCAAACACTAACAGGTGATGGGCGAAAACGTTATGACGAAGAGTTTAAAAAAAACTACGCTCGCGAATTCTTAAAACGCAAGTTAGAAGAACATCCCGTTGTACTTCCAGTCTCTCGTGTTCGGTTCACAACAGGAATCCTAGAACTCGCCAAACGCGGGCTTATGAGAAAAGGATTTCGGAACAAAGACCGACGTAAGGTTACTGGAATTGATTATGATTTGATTATTGATTTAAAAGAATCGGAAATCATTCGTCCTGTGATCGCAGTGATCCCACTTACTGTCAGAATTGTTTGTAGAGATTGTATGGGCGGTGACCCGCATTGCCCTGCATGTAATGGACGAGGAAGTTATAAAGGTTACAGAAATCTAAAGGTAGAATTTCCCAAGTCAGCTCTTGTGAATGGAAAAGTTTTTGAATTTGACCTTTCCAAATTCCGACCAGATTCCTTTACCCATTTTAAGAAAAAATTCCTACGCGTGAAACTCTTAGTACATAAAAATATCCCTTTACGAGCAAAGAGTACTGTCTAA
- a CDS encoding STAS domain-containing protein: protein MEINLKKNADAYVISISGSLDIYTSLDFKNFLETNVPSQPTENLHVIINLEKLNYIDSSGIGMLIKQLNYVQELKGKFSIANMKPAIEKVFKVAGLTSYFQTIGEDEYREKYAV, encoded by the coding sequence ATGGAAATAAATCTAAAAAAAAATGCCGACGCTTATGTGATCAGCATTTCTGGAAGTTTGGACATTTACACTTCCCTGGATTTTAAAAACTTCCTGGAAACCAATGTTCCTAGCCAACCCACTGAAAATCTGCACGTAATCATCAATTTAGAAAAACTCAATTACATTGATTCTTCTGGAATTGGAATGCTCATCAAACAGCTGAATTATGTCCAAGAACTCAAGGGAAAGTTCTCCATTGCCAATATGAAACCGGCCATTGAGAAGGTTTTTAAAGTGGCTGGCCTTACCAGTTACTTCCAAACCATTGGTGAAGACGAATACCGCGAAAAATACGCCGTTTAG
- the rodA gene encoding rod shape-determining protein RodA, whose product MADRNTEKLDFFLIFSVVLVAMAGVLTLYTQEANTADGLGRWYKQFTFVFVGLISMWFMSRINYQLIGSYALFIYIFSIVLLVLTLIPGIGYLPSGRGARSWLKLGPITLQASEFSKLATVILLGQYLVLKEKEMHKITVLIIPFIICLVPMLFIILQPDFGTAVSFLPMLFTMLYLGGADILHVGSLLTFGGISLMVPMYLAYSQLTLIQPLIDLLRKDNKVELVSIVNQLQGKIWLILDGKKVSGLTLPGIENPKNLQMIREAAEIVKDEYASVGYKILSNEAFMFGLGGTLALISLVMIFIRIARGSKNLRNYYITIGILGLSILSAIAVHKSIPFRENQVIRLTAFLNPDQFKQGAGYQLRASKPAVGSGKVFGKGLFHGEMTEGRVPHVPESGTDFIFASWAEQTGFFGSVLLLFFLMSIPLRGLQISFESKDRFGSLLAAGIVAMIFFHIAINVGIVIGLLPVTGVPLTFMSYGGSHLVMAMTAVGIILSIKKRKFAN is encoded by the coding sequence ATGGCAGATCGTAATACAGAAAAACTAGATTTTTTTCTTATCTTCTCTGTTGTCCTTGTGGCAATGGCAGGAGTTCTTACCTTATACACACAAGAAGCAAACACTGCGGATGGACTCGGACGTTGGTACAAACAGTTTACTTTTGTGTTTGTAGGACTTATCTCCATGTGGTTTATGTCAAGGATCAACTACCAATTGATTGGTTCTTATGCTCTCTTTATCTATATCTTCTCAATTGTTTTGCTTGTACTGACTTTAATTCCGGGAATTGGATATCTTCCTTCCGGTCGTGGAGCGCGTTCTTGGCTGAAATTAGGACCCATCACTCTGCAAGCATCCGAGTTTTCTAAATTAGCAACTGTAATCCTTCTCGGTCAATATTTGGTTTTGAAAGAAAAAGAAATGCACAAAATCACTGTGCTTATCATACCATTTATCATTTGTTTGGTGCCAATGCTTTTTATCATTTTACAACCGGACTTTGGAACAGCAGTATCTTTTTTACCAATGTTATTCACCATGTTGTACCTGGGTGGCGCAGATATTTTACATGTTGGATCTTTACTTACCTTCGGTGGAATTTCACTGATGGTTCCCATGTATCTTGCATATTCACAACTAACACTCATCCAACCACTTATTGATTTACTTCGTAAAGATAACAAAGTGGAACTAGTCTCCATCGTAAACCAACTCCAAGGTAAAATTTGGTTAATTTTAGATGGGAAAAAAGTATCTGGACTCACCTTACCTGGAATTGAGAACCCGAAAAACTTACAGATGATCCGAGAAGCCGCCGAAATCGTCAAAGATGAATATGCGAGTGTCGGATATAAAATTTTATCAAACGAAGCTTTTATGTTTGGTCTTGGTGGAACCCTTGCTCTTATCAGTTTGGTGATGATTTTTATTCGCATTGCCCGTGGTTCTAAAAATTTAAGAAATTATTACATCACCATTGGAATTTTAGGACTCTCGATTCTATCTGCGATAGCGGTTCACAAATCCATTCCGTTTCGCGAAAACCAAGTCATTCGTCTCACTGCTTTTTTAAATCCTGACCAATTCAAACAAGGTGCAGGTTACCAACTCCGGGCATCCAAACCCGCTGTAGGTTCAGGAAAGGTTTTTGGGAAAGGGTTATTTCATGGAGAGATGACGGAAGGACGTGTTCCCCATGTTCCAGAATCGGGAACAGATTTTATTTTTGCTTCTTGGGCAGAACAAACAGGATTTTTCGGAAGTGTTCTTCTTTTATTTTTCCTCATGTCGATCCCACTCAGAGGATTACAAATTAGTTTTGAAAGTAAGGACAGGTTTGGATCACTTCTTGCTGCCGGGATTGTGGCCATGATCTTTTTTCATATTGCCATCAACGTGGGGATTGTGATTGGTCTTCTTCCTGTAACAGGTGTTCCGCTCACATTTATGAGTTATGGTGGGTCACATTTGGTGATGGCAATGACGGCCGTTGGAATCATATTATCCATTAAAAAACGTAAGTTTGCAAACTAA